A genome region from Taeniopygia guttata chromosome 5, bTaeGut7.mat, whole genome shotgun sequence includes the following:
- the PTGR2 gene encoding prostaglandin reductase 2 — MIIQRVVLNSRPGKNGVPVAENFRLEQSTIADTVPAGHVLVKTLYLSVDPYMAKLQ, encoded by the exons ATGATTATACAAAGAGTAGTGCTGAATTCACGGCCTG GTAAGAATGGAGTGCCAGTGGCTGAAAACTTCCGACTGGAGCAAAGTACAATAGCAGATACAGTTCCAGCAGGACATGTGCTTGTTAAAACTCTCTATCTCTCAGTGGACCCCTACATG gCAAAATTACAGTAA